The Natribaculum luteum genome contains the following window.
TCCATCGCCAGCACCTCGTCGTACAGCAGCTGGTCGACGAGGTCGACGTACTCGCGATCTTTCATCACCAGCCACGGGAACGTCCCCGTGGCGTCCTCGAGTTCGATCAGCCAGTGGCCGCTCGCGGTCGACCGGACGTCGTTGACGAGTCCGACCATCGCGACCTCGCTGCCGCCGGGCATGTCCTCGATGGCGGTCGCCGGCCGGTGGTTGACTCGCCCACGGAGCTTCGAGCCGAGCCGATCGAGTCGGTCGCGAAAGACGGAGACGAAGTCGCGATACTCGCCGGTTCCCGTACTCTGGCCCGTCATGTCGCCAACGATCTCGAGGTCTCGCTGCGACGGATCGACCGATCGCTCGAAGCCACCGTCAGACCCCATCGTTTCGACTGCAGATCTCGCTTCCGTATCTCGATGATTCCTCGAATCGTCTCCAGTTGAAGTAGAGGTGTCGGGTCGATCGGCGTCACCGCCAGCGGAGCCACGGGACGAGTCGAGAACCGATCGCACGTGGTCGCATTCGACGACGAGGGCGTCCTCGGGGACAGCGTCGACGACGCGCTCGAGCGTCGCACCCGGATCGTCGGCCGACGCGATCAGCGTCACTGCCTCGCGTTCGGCGTTGTATCCGCGGTTCGTGAGTTCGCTCACGATCCGAGCGGGACCCTCGAGTGGCACACCACTCGAATTCGTGAGCGCGGAAATAAGGGTGGCGAATGCGTCGACGGCGGTGATGGTTCGCCGAGACGAATCGACGACAGAGCCAGGTCGATGAGAGCCAGGTCGGTGACGTGAGAGGGAACAGAAGGTTGATTGCCGGCCCCGGCAAAACAGGTGACGATGAGCGGTCCCGGCTCCGACGACTCCTCGGACGATTTCGGCGACAGTGACGACTGGGATCGACGGGAGTCGTCGTCCACGAGCGACCACGACGATCAACGCCGGCCGTCGTCTCGGAGGGACGGTCGAGAGACGACGGGCGAAGCGGACAGCGGAGGACTCGACGACAGATCAGGTCAGTCGGACGCCGACGTGGAGCGTCGTGCCAGCGACGAGCACAGGGAAGAGTATCGCAGCGACGCCGATCGACCGCGGGACGCACGGTCGACGTCGAGTTCCAGGCCGGTGACGGTCGAAGACGACGGCGTCTTCCGCTGGTTTCTGCGGAGCAACGACGGGACGGTCGTCGCGATGCGCGACGTCTTAAGTAGCGTCGCGATCGTCCTCCTCGTCGGCCTCGTGCTGTTCGGCGTCAGCGGCGTCTGGCCACCGCTGGTCGCCGTCGAGAGCGGCAGCATGGAACCGCACATGGAACGCGGCGATCTGGTCTTCGTCGTCAACGAGACGCGGTTCGTCGGCAACGAGCCGATCGACGGGACGGGCGTGGTTACCTACGACGCCGGCGCGACCGCCGGGTACGAGCAGTTCGGCAATCCCGGCGACGTCATCATCTTCAAACCCGACGGAAGCGAATCGCAGACGCCGATTATCCATCGGGCACACTTCTGGGTCGACGAAGACGAAAACTGGGTCGAGACGAAAGCGAACCCGGAGTACACTGGTGGTGCCACCTGTGCGGAAGTGCGAACCTGTCCCGCCCCGTACGCCGGCTTCGTCACGAAAGGCGACGCGAACAGCGGCTACGATCAGGCACACGGCGGCGCGAGAAAGGGGATCGTCAAGCCCGAGTGGATCACCGGCAAGGCCATGTTCCGAATTCCGTGGCTCGGCCACATCCGCCTCGCGTTCGACCAGACGCTGACGGCGCAGACGCTGACGACGTCACCAGACGCGGGCGCGGCGTCCACGTCCGGACTGTCACCCGCTCCGGACGGGATCGAGATCGGCCTCGTCGGGGTCGCGAGCGCACTCGCCGTCGCCGGCAGTCGACGACCGGGAAGCTGGTGACTGCGTAAGTTCGGGAGCACGTGAGCCCGGAGCGACGTTTCGACTCGAGGCCGTACGATCAGTTGTCGAATCGAGCCTGGACGAACGGCTGGACGTCGTCGATGTCGGAGAGCCGGGAGTCAGACTGCAAGACGACCTCCGTCTCTTCCAGTGGAACCGAGAGGCTGATCTCTTTCGTTCGGCCGTACCGACCCTTCGAGACCACGACGGCGTTGACGATGCCGAGCATGTCGAGTTCGCTGATCAGGTCCGTGACTCGACGCTGGGTGAGGACGTCCGCGTCGATCTCCTCGCAGAGACGCTTGTAGATGTTGAACACCTCGCCCGTGTTGATGCTGTGGACGCCGTTTTTCTCGAGGAGAATGATCGCAAAGAGGACGAGTTTGCTCTGCGTGGGGAGAGTCCGAACGACCTCGACGACGCGGTCGAGTTCGATCTTGTCCTGTGCCTGCCGGACGTGTTCTTCGACGATCGTCTCGGCCTGGGACCGTTCGGCGAGTTCGCCCGCCGTGCGAAGTAAATCGAGCGCGCGTCGGGCGTCGCCGTGTTCCTGTGCGGCGAAGGCAGCACACAGCGGGATGACGTCCGGTGAGAGCGCACCGTCTTTGAACGCCACCTCGGATCGGTGCTGGAGGATGTCCCGGAGCTGATTTGCGTCGTACGGCGGAAAGACGATCTCCTCTTCGCCCAGGCTCGACTTGACGCGAGGGTCGAGAAAGTCCGTGAACTTCAGGTCGTTGCTGATTCCGATGATCGACACCCGCGAGTTCTCGAGTTCGGAGTTCATCCGCGAGAGGTTATAGAGAGTGTCGTCGCCGCTTTTCTCGACGAGTTTGTCGATCTCGTCGAGCATGATGACGACCACGCGCTCGGAGTAATCGACTGCGTCGAAGAAGACGCTGTAGACGCGGTCGGTCGGCCAGCCGGTCATCGGCACCTCCTCGAAGTTCTCTCTGTCCGCCTCGAGCGACTCGATCTGCGCTTCGACGTCGGCGACCGACGAGAACGGCGTCCCGGCGAGTGGATGTCCGGCGGCGTCGCGACCGTCGACCGACGAGTCCGAAACCGACATCCCGGGTGACTCGGATCTGTTCCCCGATGACTCGGACCCGTTCTCCGGCGACCCATACCCCTTCGTTTCGACTGGAGAATCGCCCGACTGCGAGACGATTCCGTCGTCGTCTCGAGTCGTTTCGAGGGGGTCGTCGCGACTATCTGCGTTTGCGTCGTGCTCGTCGACGGCCGCGACGAGGTCCTCGAGTGAGGCGATCCGGTCGTCGATGA
Protein-coding sequences here:
- a CDS encoding Cdc6/Cdc18 family protein, whose protein sequence is MSDDNSERPGSSQEVNLDSPSGFATNLPETELTDDESNQGLFDDLLSGEPIFENKEVLRPSYTPHELPHRSDQINKMATILVAALRGETPSNILIYGKTGTGKTASAKFVSKELESTSQKYSVPCDVEYINCEVTDTQYRVLAQLANKFIEENERLIDDRIASLEDLVAAVDEHDANADSRDDPLETTRDDDGIVSQSGDSPVETKGYGSPENGSESSGNRSESPGMSVSDSSVDGRDAAGHPLAGTPFSSVADVEAQIESLEADRENFEEVPMTGWPTDRVYSVFFDAVDYSERVVVIMLDEIDKLVEKSGDDTLYNLSRMNSELENSRVSIIGISNDLKFTDFLDPRVKSSLGEEEIVFPPYDANQLRDILQHRSEVAFKDGALSPDVIPLCAAFAAQEHGDARRALDLLRTAGELAERSQAETIVEEHVRQAQDKIELDRVVEVVRTLPTQSKLVLFAIILLEKNGVHSINTGEVFNIYKRLCEEIDADVLTQRRVTDLISELDMLGIVNAVVVSKGRYGRTKEISLSVPLEETEVVLQSDSRLSDIDDVQPFVQARFDN
- a CDS encoding S26 family signal peptidase, whose product is MSGPGSDDSSDDFGDSDDWDRRESSSTSDHDDQRRPSSRRDGRETTGEADSGGLDDRSGQSDADVERRASDEHREEYRSDADRPRDARSTSSSRPVTVEDDGVFRWFLRSNDGTVVAMRDVLSSVAIVLLVGLVLFGVSGVWPPLVAVESGSMEPHMERGDLVFVVNETRFVGNEPIDGTGVVTYDAGATAGYEQFGNPGDVIIFKPDGSESQTPIIHRAHFWVDEDENWVETKANPEYTGGATCAEVRTCPAPYAGFVTKGDANSGYDQAHGGARKGIVKPEWITGKAMFRIPWLGHIRLAFDQTLTAQTLTTSPDAGAASTSGLSPAPDGIEIGLVGVASALAVAGSRRPGSW